One window from the genome of Pedobacter schmidteae encodes:
- a CDS encoding L-threonylcarbamoyladenylate synthase — MLIKIYPENPNPKAIEQVVEVLKKGGLIIYPTDTVYGLGCDITNQKAIEKICRIRGIKPEKANFSFICSDLRHISDYIKPIDTATFRVLKKALPGPFTFILNANNNVPKLLSSNKKTVGIRVPDNDIAREIVRQLGNPILSSSIRDDDEVIEYSTDPELIHEKYEETVDLVIDGGYGDNEASTVVDCTSGEFEVIREGKGDLDSFL; from the coding sequence ATGCTTATCAAAATCTATCCCGAGAACCCAAATCCAAAAGCCATTGAGCAAGTTGTTGAAGTGCTAAAGAAGGGCGGATTAATCATTTACCCTACTGATACGGTTTATGGTTTGGGCTGCGACATTACCAATCAAAAAGCCATTGAAAAAATATGTCGCATAAGAGGAATAAAGCCCGAAAAGGCTAACTTTTCTTTCATCTGCTCCGATTTGAGGCATATTTCAGATTACATTAAACCAATTGACACAGCAACATTCAGGGTCTTAAAAAAAGCATTACCAGGCCCCTTCACTTTTATTTTAAATGCTAACAACAACGTACCAAAACTGTTAAGCTCTAACAAAAAAACAGTCGGTATCAGGGTACCAGACAATGACATTGCCAGAGAGATTGTAAGACAACTGGGCAATCCAATCCTTTCCAGCTCAATACGCGATGACGATGAAGTAATTGAATATTCTACAGATCCCGAACTAATTCATGAAAAATACGAAGAAACGGTAGATCTGGTAATTGACGGAGGCTATGGTGATAATGAGGCTTCTACAGTTGTAGATTGCACCTCGGGAGAATTTGAAGTCATTCGTGAAGGCAAAGGGGACCTGGACAGCTTTCTCTAA
- a CDS encoding FMN-binding glutamate synthase family protein, translating to MRKAFIAIAAFLVALTVMLGLTYPPLWWLFIFTGPVVLLGVYDLYQPKHSIVRNYPVVGRLRYFMEDLRPKIYQYFVESDTNGKPFSRLNRSLIYQRAKMENDTIPFGTQLDVYENGYEWLSHSISAISHHELDEDPRVLVGGPACLKPYSASIYNISAMSFGSLSQNAILALNGGAKLGNFAHNTGEGGISDYHANPGGDLIWQIGTGYFGCRNHDDGSFNPEAFAERSQSDQVRMIEIKLSQGAKPGHGGILPARKVTPEIARIRLVKEGFDVISPPAHSAFKTPLELIGFVKQLRDLSGGKPIGIKLCIGRRSEFFAICKAMVETGIYVDFVTVDGGEGGTGASPQEFSNAVGMPLREAVAFVYDVLSGFDLKKHIKIIASGKVASGFDLVKNIALGADLCNSARGMMFALGCIQALECNSNTCPTGVATQDPSLMKGLVVEDKKVRVFNFHRLTVASAVELLGAAGLHHPYQLTRAYINRRISPNAMQSYMESFPYIPEGSLLQTPYPIRFELGMALSTSNSFMPTDYKVSMVDYAHANSYSEDINDHNHSS from the coding sequence ATGAGAAAAGCATTCATCGCTATTGCAGCATTTTTAGTAGCGCTTACCGTAATGTTAGGCCTTACTTATCCGCCCTTATGGTGGTTGTTTATTTTTACCGGTCCGGTTGTTTTGTTGGGTGTCTACGATCTCTATCAACCCAAACACAGTATTGTTCGAAATTACCCTGTTGTGGGACGGTTAAGGTATTTTATGGAAGATCTGAGGCCCAAAATTTATCAGTATTTTGTAGAGAGTGATACCAATGGTAAACCATTTAGCCGCTTAAACCGCTCTTTGATTTATCAAAGGGCCAAAATGGAGAATGATACCATTCCATTTGGAACGCAGTTGGATGTATACGAAAATGGATATGAATGGTTAAGTCATAGTATTTCTGCTATCAGTCACCATGAACTGGATGAAGACCCACGGGTATTGGTTGGGGGGCCAGCTTGCTTAAAGCCTTATTCTGCCAGTATTTATAATATTTCGGCCATGAGCTTCGGTTCACTAAGTCAGAATGCTATTCTGGCCCTAAATGGCGGAGCGAAGTTGGGTAATTTTGCTCACAATACGGGCGAAGGAGGGATAAGTGATTATCATGCCAACCCTGGTGGCGATTTGATCTGGCAGATTGGTACCGGATATTTTGGTTGTCGCAATCATGACGATGGTTCTTTTAATCCGGAAGCTTTTGCCGAACGTTCCCAATCGGATCAGGTCAGGATGATAGAAATTAAGCTTTCACAGGGCGCTAAACCAGGGCACGGTGGTATTCTGCCTGCCAGAAAGGTAACGCCCGAAATTGCCAGGATAAGGTTGGTTAAGGAAGGTTTTGATGTAATCTCGCCACCTGCCCATTCGGCATTTAAAACGCCTCTTGAATTGATAGGCTTCGTGAAGCAGCTGCGCGACCTTTCGGGCGGCAAGCCTATTGGTATAAAGTTGTGTATAGGTCGGAGAAGTGAGTTTTTTGCCATATGCAAAGCGATGGTGGAAACTGGTATTTATGTAGATTTTGTTACGGTAGATGGAGGTGAAGGAGGTACGGGAGCCTCGCCGCAGGAGTTTTCAAATGCGGTAGGTATGCCATTGCGCGAAGCGGTAGCATTTGTATACGATGTGTTGAGTGGTTTTGATCTTAAAAAACACATCAAAATTATTGCTTCGGGAAAGGTCGCTTCTGGTTTTGACCTGGTGAAAAACATTGCACTGGGTGCCGATCTCTGTAACTCGGCAAGGGGAATGATGTTTGCGTTGGGGTGTATACAAGCATTGGAATGTAATAGTAATACGTGTCCTACAGGTGTAGCTACGCAAGATCCGAGTTTGATGAAAGGACTGGTGGTAGAAGACAAGAAAGTCAGGGTGTTTAATTTTCATAGACTTACGGTGGCCAGTGCGGTCGAATTGCTAGGCGCTGCAGGTTTACACCACCCGTATCAGCTTACCAGGGCTTATATCAATCGCCGGATCTCTCCAAATGCCATGCAGTCGTACATGGAGAGCTTCCCGTACATTCCTGAAGGAAGTTTACTGCAAACACCTTATCCTATCCGGTTTGAGTTGGGGATGGCATTAAGTACTTCCAATAGTTTTATGCCTACTGATTATAAAGTATCGATGGTGGATTATGCACATGCCAATTCTTATTCAGAGGATATCAATGACCATAATCATAGTTCTTAA